The Thalassotalea sediminis genome includes the window TACAAAGGGCTTTCCTACTGACACAGATGAATCACAAAAGCGCATGATAATGGTAACAACCACCAATGAACGTGGTGAAAAGGTCACCGTGCTTAATGGTTATTTTCCTCAGGGAGATAACATTGCTCATGAAACAAAATTCCCTTATAAACGCCAATTTTACAAAGATTTAATGACATACCTTAACGAACATCATACACCGGATGAAAAGCTTGTTGTAATGGGAGATATCAATATTTCACCAATCGATTTGGATATCGGGATTGGCGAACCCAATAAAAAGCGTTGGTTAAAAACAGGTAAATGCAGCTTTCAACCTGAAGAACGTCAATGGCTTTCTACCCTAATGAATTGGGGCTTTAAAGACACTTTTAGAGAGCTGTCACCCACCGCTACGGAAAAGTACTCTTGGTTTGATTATCGCTCTAGAGGATTTGATGATAACCGTGGATTACGTATCGACGTTATACTAGCAACAGAAAGCCTAGCAAAACACTGTATTGAGTCTGATATCGATTATGAACTAAGGGGTATTGAAAAGCCTTCAGATCATGCACCAATTTGGTCTACGTTTAACTAATGAATGCACAATATCGTTGCCCTATTTGTCAATCACGATTGGTATTACGAGAAAAAATCTATCGTTGCGATCTAGGGCACTGCTTTGATAAAGCAAAAGAAGGCTACGTAAATCTGCTACCGGTTCAATTTAAGCACTCCAAACAACCAGGCGATAACAAAGCAATGGTTAACGCTCGGCGCGAGTTTTTAACACAAGGTTATTATCAACCATTGGCTGATAAACTTGTTTTAATACTCGATAAACTGGCGCTTAAAAAGGGCTCAATATTAGATGCGGGTTGCGGAGAAGGATTTTATACAGATCAATTTAAGCAAAGTTGCCATACCGTTTATGGTGTTGATATTGCAAAAGAGGCAATAAAAAAAGCGGCCAAAAAATACAAGCATTGCCATTTCTCAGTCGCCACACTGTCACAATTGCCGTTTGACGACCACTCAATAAATGCGGTTGTTTCGATATATGCACCAATACTGCCTATCGAATTTGACCGCATCTTAACGACAAATGGTTACTTGATAACGGTTACACCAGGTAAAAATCATCTCCTGTCACTCAAACAAAAAATATATCAACACGCTTTATTGCATGACGAAGATAAAGTACCGGTAGATAACATGGTGTTACTAGAACAACAGCAATTGACTTATAAAATGATACTAAAAACAGGAAATGACGTTCTAAACTTATTATCCATGACACCATTTGCATTCAAAGCGGATGAAAACGTCACGCAACAACTGTCACAGCAAAGTGACTTTGCTTGTCAAGCAGACTTTATTATTCGCATCTATAAAAAAACCGCTTAAAAAGCGGTTTTTTTATTCAATTAATGCTTGGCGTGACGAAAACTAACATTCAATAACTGCGCTAAATCTAAATAGCGAGGCTTATGAACACTTAACTTAATATCGCCTCCATTTTGATTTATTTTTGCTACGCCTTCCTTATACCATGCTGCTAATGCTGGGGGTAAAAACTTATCAGCCTTTAAGCCAAGCATGACGAGAGCTTGAAGCGGAACACTTAGCATAAATACAGTATAAACAACTGACTGAGGCAAAGAAGCCATGCCACCAAAATAGAGCTGCATAATTAAGCTAAACAATGCTACGCCGGGTAGGTATTTACACACCAAACGACTCATTTTTACAGCCTGATACTCAGCAAAGTAATCAGCTAATTCAACGCGTTCTGGCCAAAGCAACATGTACTTGCGACCTAACTTCACAATTTCTACAACACTCATTTTCATAGGCCATACACTATAACAACTGTTACTAAAAAGATAGCACAAACTCAGCAGTAGGTTAAATTTTAATCCAACAAAACAATTATTGAATTAAATCAAAGTAACAGGCTAAATCTGTCAGCTATACTACGTTTTAAATCATTAAACTCAGTTTATAAATGAAAAACAATATATTAGTCATCAATTGTGGTAGTTCATCTGTAAAGTTTTCACTTATTAATGTGTTAACAAGCCAGGTATTAGTTGCTGGTATTGCTGAACAATTAACGTCAGAACAAGCATCGATCACCATTAAACAAAAAGATAACAAACAACAAAGCAGATTAATTTCACCCTACGATCATTTAGTGGCTATTAACTTCTTTGTTGATACGCTCAACCAATTGCAACTTACATCGACAATCAATGCCATTGGTCATCGTGTTGTTCATGGCGGTGAAACATACAGCGCACCAGCATTAATTACAAAAGAGGTTAAGCAAGAAATTAATCGCCTTTCAACTCTAGCGCCATTACACAATCCCGCAAACCTACTCGGGATAGAAGCAACAGAACAGGCTTTGGGAGATCTTCCTCAAGTCGCTGTTTTTGATACTAGCTTTCATCAATCAATGCCTAAAAAAGCCTTTTTATATGCCCTTCCCTATCATTTGTATGAAGCGCATGATATTCGAAAATACGGTTTTCACGGCACAAGTCATTATTTTGTTGCGAATCGAGCAGCCGATTTACTTAATAAACCAATAAAAGCATGTAACCTTATTTCCGCACATTTAGGAAATGGTTGCAGTGTCACCGCAATTAGAGAAGGAAAGAGTGTAGATACTAGTCTTGGGTTTACCCCTTTAGAAGGGCTTATGATGGGCACACGCACCGGAAATATTGATCCGAGTATTGTTTTTCATTTAGTCGAAAAATTAGGCTATAGCCTAGCACAAGTAAATGACTTATTTAATAAAGAAAGTGGCTTGAAAGGTATCTCAATGTTGAGTAATGATTGTCGAGAATTAGAAGATGCTGCAAAAAATGGTCATGAGCATGCGCAACTTGCTTTGGATATGTTTTGCTATCGTGCCGCTAAAATGATCGCTAGTTTTTCCGTATGTTTTTCTCGCCTAGATAGTTTAATTTTCACCGGTGGTATAGGTGAAAATTCAAGTTATATTCGTAAAAACATAGTAGAACAACTCTCTTTACTAAATCTGCAACTTAACAACGAAGCTAATCTCGCTATGCGTTTTGGCAAAAGTGGTAATATAGCCGATTCAACAAGTCTTTCTTGTTGGGTTATACCTACGGATGAAGAAGCCGTAATAGCGACACAAACAAACCAATTAGTTATAAAGGAGACGCTATAATGTCTCGCCCTATTATGTTGATACCTGTTGGTTTTGGCGTTGGCTTAACAAGTGTAGCGCTTGGCTTAAAGCATGCTTGCCAACAACTCGGATTAAGTGTTGGCTATTTTAAACCCATTAGTCAGCCTTCTCGAAATGTTTTACAAAACAAACAGCAAGTTATTTCTCATTCTGAAAATACTAACGCAATACCACTCAGTTATGTTGAACAACAAATGGGTGACGGTAACAGTGATATTATTCTCGAACAAATCGTCGAAAACTTTACCAATGCTTGCAAGTCACACGACATCGTTATTATAGAAGGATTACTACCGACAACAAGACAACCTTATGCTACGCGCATCAATCGTGATGTTGCCCAAGCTCTATCGGCAGAGGTTATTCTAGTCGCTTCTCCAGATGAAGATACGCCGCATGAGTTTGAAGATAGATTAGAGGTTAGCGCTAAAACATTTGGTGGCACTGAAAATACTAAATTGCTCGGATGCATTATTAATAAAATTAATTCGCCTGATAAAGATGACGTTGGCTTGTTACCCCGTGAAACAGACTGCCAAGTTAAATATCCGCCTGAGCAGTGGCATGCACTTTCAATATTTCAACGGTCACGTTTTAAATTACTTGCAACGGTACCTTGGGAATTAGATCTCATTGCGCCGCGGGTTATTGATATTAAAAATTATCTTGGTGCAAGCGTCATAAATAAGGGTGATATAGCGCATCGGCGTATTAGAAGCATTAGTTTTTGCGCCCGCAGTGTTGGAAACCTTATGAGTCACCTCCAACCAAACCGGCTAATTGTGACGCCAGGAGATCGCACTGATATCATTATTGCCACATGCTTATCAGCATTAAATGGCACAAAAGTAGGTGCGTTACTATTAACGAATGGATATCAACCAGAACCTCCTGTACTTGAATTATGTGCACAAGCATTACAAGCGGGACTCCCCGTGCTATCAGTGCCCTGGGACACTTGGCAAACCTCACGTTATCTGATGAATTTCAATCCTGAAATCCCCGAAGATGATAGTCAACGACTAGAAAGAGTAAAGCAGTTTGTCGCTGATCAAGTAGATAGAAATTGGCTAACACAGTTATCGCAACATGTCAGTGGTCACGCAAAGTACTCACCACCAGCCTTTCGCCATAAGCTTACCGAGTTGTCGAGAAAGGCCAATAAGTTAATTATTCTTCCCGAAGGAACTGACGCAAGAACAATAAAAGCGGCTGCTATTTGTGTGGAAAGAAACATTGCACGTTGCCAATTACTCGGCGATAAAGAAAAGATACTTACAATAGCTAAACAACAAGGTATAGAGCTACCTGCTGGTGTCATCATCACTGACCCAGCACTCGTCAGAGATAACTATGTCGCACCGCTTGTTGAACTGCGTAAACATAAAGGTATGACAGACGTTGTAGCACAACAGGAACTCAAAGATAATGTTGTGTTAGCGACACTAATGCTGCAGTTAGGACAGGTAGATGGGCTGGTCTCCGGCGCAGTTAATACAACGGCAAATACTATACGCCCTGCATTACAACTGATCAAAACTTCACCTGATAGCAAACTCGTCTCTTCTATCTTTTTCATGCTACTACCTGATCAAGTATTGGTTTACGGTGACTGTGCAATCAACCCAGAACCTAATGCAGAACAACTCGCTGAAATTGCAATACAAAGTGCCGACTCTGCCATTAAGTTTGGTATTGAAGCGCGCGTTGCCATGATCAGCTACAGTACAGGTAGCTCAGGTAAGGGGGCTGATGTAGAAAAAGTTGTACAAGCAACTGCCCTTGTCAAGGAACGACGACCAGACATAGTGATAGATGGTCCCTTGCAATACGATGCTGCGATTATGGAGAACGTTGCAAAACAAAAAGCACCTTCTAGCCCTGTTGCCGGTAAAGCAACTGTTTTTGTTTTTCCAGATCTTAATACAGGTAATACAACATACAAAGCCGTGCAACGTTCTGCTGATGTTGTCAGTATTGGGCCAATGTTACAAGGGCTTAATAAACCGGTAAATGACCTTTCTAGAGGGGCGTTGGTTGATGATATTGTTTATACAATTGCGTTAACAGCCATTCAAGCTTAAAGCATGAATTCGCCTGAAAACAGCGTATTTAACCAATAAAAAAGCACAAGTTAAATACGCTGCGCATTTAAACAACAAATTTTAATAGTTCTGATGCTACTTGTGAATAACTCATCATTAGTCAAAAAACAAACAAGCATTTATAGCGTTAATTTACAATAACTTATAAACATAAACATAGTTTGCACACAAAGATATCCACATCTTTTGTGGATATCCCTAGCGACAACCTTAAAGTAAAAAGTAACAAATTTGCCCTAATTTTTCGTGTTAAAGTAGATAATTTCTTAACTTAGATAGGATTTTAAATTAAAAGGTGGATATTCATACTTTATCTAAACTTATATCGAAGCGTAATAGACAAGTGAAACCTGCTTTGTAGGTAGAGTTTATCTCGATGACGCGTTATAGTACTTGCTTTAAATTTACCGGTATTAACCTATGGCAACATTAACGTTAAAACGATTAAATGAAGTATTTACCATACATAGTTTTCCTGCCAACTGTGAAATACCACCTGCTGTTT containing:
- the xthA gene encoding exodeoxyribonuclease III, with the translated sequence MKIISFNINGLRARLHQLQAVIDKHQPDIIGLQEIKVHDDAFPLADVEAMGYHVYFHGQKAHYGVAMLCKKPADVVTKGFPTDTDESQKRMIMVTTTNERGEKVTVLNGYFPQGDNIAHETKFPYKRQFYKDLMTYLNEHHTPDEKLVVMGDINISPIDLDIGIGEPNKKRWLKTGKCSFQPEERQWLSTLMNWGFKDTFRELSPTATEKYSWFDYRSRGFDDNRGLRIDVILATESLAKHCIESDIDYELRGIEKPSDHAPIWSTFN
- the rlmA gene encoding 23S rRNA (guanine(745)-N(1))-methyltransferase, which encodes MNAQYRCPICQSRLVLREKIYRCDLGHCFDKAKEGYVNLLPVQFKHSKQPGDNKAMVNARREFLTQGYYQPLADKLVLILDKLALKKGSILDAGCGEGFYTDQFKQSCHTVYGVDIAKEAIKKAAKKYKHCHFSVATLSQLPFDDHSINAVVSIYAPILPIEFDRILTTNGYLITVTPGKNHLLSLKQKIYQHALLHDEDKVPVDNMVLLEQQQLTYKMILKTGNDVLNLLSMTPFAFKADENVTQQLSQQSDFACQADFIIRIYKKTA
- the yfbV gene encoding terminus macrodomain insulation protein YfbV yields the protein MSVVEIVKLGRKYMLLWPERVELADYFAEYQAVKMSRLVCKYLPGVALFSLIMQLYFGGMASLPQSVVYTVFMLSVPLQALVMLGLKADKFLPPALAAWYKEGVAKINQNGGDIKLSVHKPRYLDLAQLLNVSFRHAKH
- a CDS encoding acetate/propionate family kinase; the encoded protein is MKNNILVINCGSSSVKFSLINVLTSQVLVAGIAEQLTSEQASITIKQKDNKQQSRLISPYDHLVAINFFVDTLNQLQLTSTINAIGHRVVHGGETYSAPALITKEVKQEINRLSTLAPLHNPANLLGIEATEQALGDLPQVAVFDTSFHQSMPKKAFLYALPYHLYEAHDIRKYGFHGTSHYFVANRAADLLNKPIKACNLISAHLGNGCSVTAIREGKSVDTSLGFTPLEGLMMGTRTGNIDPSIVFHLVEKLGYSLAQVNDLFNKESGLKGISMLSNDCRELEDAAKNGHEHAQLALDMFCYRAAKMIASFSVCFSRLDSLIFTGGIGENSSYIRKNIVEQLSLLNLQLNNEANLAMRFGKSGNIADSTSLSCWVIPTDEEAVIATQTNQLVIKETL
- the pta gene encoding phosphate acetyltransferase — protein: MSRPIMLIPVGFGVGLTSVALGLKHACQQLGLSVGYFKPISQPSRNVLQNKQQVISHSENTNAIPLSYVEQQMGDGNSDIILEQIVENFTNACKSHDIVIIEGLLPTTRQPYATRINRDVAQALSAEVILVASPDEDTPHEFEDRLEVSAKTFGGTENTKLLGCIINKINSPDKDDVGLLPRETDCQVKYPPEQWHALSIFQRSRFKLLATVPWELDLIAPRVIDIKNYLGASVINKGDIAHRRIRSISFCARSVGNLMSHLQPNRLIVTPGDRTDIIIATCLSALNGTKVGALLLTNGYQPEPPVLELCAQALQAGLPVLSVPWDTWQTSRYLMNFNPEIPEDDSQRLERVKQFVADQVDRNWLTQLSQHVSGHAKYSPPAFRHKLTELSRKANKLIILPEGTDARTIKAAAICVERNIARCQLLGDKEKILTIAKQQGIELPAGVIITDPALVRDNYVAPLVELRKHKGMTDVVAQQELKDNVVLATLMLQLGQVDGLVSGAVNTTANTIRPALQLIKTSPDSKLVSSIFFMLLPDQVLVYGDCAINPEPNAEQLAEIAIQSADSAIKFGIEARVAMISYSTGSSGKGADVEKVVQATALVKERRPDIVIDGPLQYDAAIMENVAKQKAPSSPVAGKATVFVFPDLNTGNTTYKAVQRSADVVSIGPMLQGLNKPVNDLSRGALVDDIVYTIALTAIQA